The sequence below is a genomic window from Coffea arabica cultivar ET-39 chromosome 8e, Coffea Arabica ET-39 HiFi, whole genome shotgun sequence.
tttccccaattcCATTTGATCATTTAGCTTAGCTTAGATGCCTCGTCTTTCCCATTCGTCTAATTTCTGCCTTTATCTCACTGATTAAAAGTTCCCAGATTTAATATGGTATCTACTCCAGAGACATTTTCATCTATTGTTTTCGTCTGTTTAGATCTAGAAATGAGACATACTGATAAGATATGGGTATTAAGTATCGGATTAATAGATGAAATTGGATGAAATGGGCAAAATATGATATTTACTATTAGGGTTTTTCTAACGGACGCCTTAAGGTACTCGATAACACATTTAATATTCACCTAacctatcatatatatatacacacatatatacacgtATACTAACAATCATTATCCTCCattgcatttatatactttctcTATTTAATTTGGCTTACCAtcccttgtatttatttactttttctaattaacaCCTGAAATATTGTTTAACGGTGCCCTATAAAACAAACTGTTACTATTATTGTATAACCTATTTGAGACACCCCCAACAAAATAGGAATACAAATAAAAAAGGTTAGTACATTTAGACTGATTATGCAGGTGATGATGCATATGATTATCATGTCTTTTAATACtaaatgaagttttttttttttttttttttatgaccaCCATGGCCATCGATAACTTGATCGGGCAATGTATGGATATGCTAGCAAGGGAACATATGGGCTTTTTGTGCAATTGATTCCTGTCCTCTACCCCTTTATGTCGTTCTCATTGTGACTAAGGCTCCGTTTGATaacactgaatctgaattctgaattctgaattctgaatactgaaataattaatttgctgaattttaagcactgaaaagatatatatgaatgtctgaatcttaatgctgaatctatttatactgtttgataaatattcataacttaatgcttaataagctaaattgtacaattttgtccttctatcttttaattcaaaaaggaaatagaacctatgatttaattaatttaaaattgttaggtatgaaaatgacaatgattGTGAAGAGCAATTCATACAATGACAATGTTTCTTTGTGTGGGAAAAGGGTATGATTTCATCGTTTTGAAAATGGGAAAATGAGCTTTTAATACTCCAAAAGCACGTTcaattacatttctcaatcttgCATGTGCTTGGTTAAAGCGTTCTTCTTTTGATCTTGGACGATAAGCATTTCGAAAATCAGACAACCAATATCTAATATTTCGATATGGTGTCATAAAGCCACGTGTGTGGATAAGCTGCATcacataaataatatttatctgcacaaaaaaatatcaaaatataaatgtttgtggatgaaaattactgcaaaaaaatactactattgttaaaaaaaaattttgaatagagaatatcaggttgttttgtttaattagataaggattttgaatagggaatattaggttgtttaattaaataaggattttgaatgtaattaacaaatagggatatatttggtagataagataaagcagttgaagtaaatctcttgattcttatcaaattaagcattcagctacgattcttgtgctgaaaaaaatacatacaaattcagcaccacttaataagttcagcaagtgaatttttatttatcaaacactcataacatctgaatgtctgaatgaattcagtttcagcacttttttatgttatcaaacaggcaCTAAGATTTCATGTGGTAGCAAAATCAACATTCAAAGAAAGGCATGCTAATGTAAATCAATCATAGGAGCAAGAGCATGCCCTGTAATTAAGTACTGTACGATTTATTGTATAATGTTTATTATGGAAACATAAGATTCAAAACATTCAGTTCCTATAAAGAAAGAGCATACCACATGAACAGCTATCAGTTCAGTTCATATTTGAGTCGtccatttaattttttaaataagagAGCCAAAGGTGTCTTCTTTAGCTGCTCACACAGCTATCAACTTCAGCTCAGAGATTCAGACCAACAAACAGCTGCAAATCCAGATACATCTTTTTCCACGCTAGTGAGCACAACAcataattccttttttttttctttttcttttggctaAAATAGATTCTGAATGGTAGAAGTGAGTTAGCTTGCAAGACTGGTCAAGAAAAAATCGTTtatctaaaatagaaaaactgaACCTCAATTTGTGACTGTATTAAATTCTCATATATACCAGTTGCTATTAAACTTCAAGATTTTCCTGAGCTACCCTGACACCAAGAAAAACACCCTTAATGAGATGTAATTCGCTGACAACTTCATTCATGTGCATCCGATCATTTGGCAATCTTTGTGAGCATTTGAGGCCGAGTTCCAACAGGGAAATAACACACTCCATCTCTCTTCCACCATTGATCATTCTTCTGTTTCCATCTCCTGCTTTACAAAGAATCAAGGGGTCCACGATCTCACAAACTTGTTCAGACAGAGCTCTATTAACATAGTTATGCAGATCTAGCTCATCCATAAACATATCATCCGTTGGCCTCCTCCTAGTGATCATCTCTAGCAAGAGAATCCCATAACTGTAGACATCCCCAAGAGTTGATGCCGCAAGACCCATTCCGTATTCTGAACTTTGTACAAGAAAATCTTTAAAAAATAGGGAAAATTATCTAAGGGAGATAATTGGATCAATTGTTTAGACATATAATTTAGGGAAGGGGTGGGTTGGGCTGAACCTCCTACttataataattaaaacaaaacctATAATTTGAGAGTTTGATTAGTCTGCACACAATTAAGTAAAAtcttgacaacaaaaatttgcATTACCTGTGGCTGCGTAACCGATTGTTCCTTTTATAGCAATGGTACTGCTACCTTCTTGCTCGGAAGATCTGTTGACGGGTTTCGGGAGAAGCCTTGCCAATCCAAAATCACCCACATGTGCAACAAGATCACTGTCAAGAAGAATGTTACTTGGTTTTAGATCACAATGAACAATCTCTGCTTCACAGTGGTTGTGAAGATACTGCAATGCTGAAGCCACATCAATTGCAATGTTCAGCTTCTGAGAAAGATTAAGGCTTCTTGAGCTTGTTGGTTTATCAGTTGTCTCTGGATGCAGCCACAGGTCCAGATTTCCATTTTCCATAAACTCATAGACTAGAGCTTTGAATTCATCATCCTTGGAATCAATACTGGAGCAATAACTCACGATAGAGACAATGTTTCTATGGCGAATATTTCTCAATGCTTTGCACTCGGCCTTAAAACTTGTGGAAGCCCCATTCTTTCGAAGATCAAGAACTTTGACTGCTACAAGCATATTGCCATGTTTATCTAGCCTTCCTTTGTAGACAGCTCCAAAATTTCCTGAACCAATTAAGTTTTCTGGAGAAAATCCTGAAGTTGCACGATGAAGTTCATGGTAAGAAATTCGCAAAAGCTCATCGATTCTTGGGGGCATGCTAGAGAATCCGGCCACCggtcttctttctctttttcgaTATACCAAGAAATATAACACTGTCACAAGAACCAGAAGCGTTGCCGGTAAAAGAATGGACAGCAATATGACAACCTTCAgctttcctctgtttttcccCTTAATCACTGGGCAAGGAGGGAACTCCAATTCTGGAATGCCTCCACAGAGTTTGTTGTTGCCAATCAATGATATCTGCCTTGCATTGCTGAAAATCCCTGTGTTTGGTATCTCGCCCTCGATGTCGTTGTAGGAAAGGTTTAAGTACCTCAAATATTGAAGCTTCTCAAGGTCCTTTGGTGTTGGACCAGTcaagttattacttgaaaggtCTAATTGCTGGATGCTCTTCCAAGAAGCCAAATTTGGTGGAATTGTTCCTTGGAAAAAATTGGATTGCATATAAAGATTCTCCAGATCTGTACAATCAGCAAGTGATATGGGTATATCTCCAGCAAATTGGTTGTGGGAAACATTGAAATCCACCAAATGTATAAGCTTTCCAACTTCCGGAGGCAGAGATCCACTAAACGAATTCTCACCTATTTTCATGTACATCAGTGATGAGTGCGTCTGCAGAAAATGTGCTGAAATAATTccagtgaagttgttttgagaTATATCCAGATATTGCAAATTTTGACAGTTCATAAGAACATTGTCAAATATATTGCCCCCTTCAAACTGGttaaatgataagtccagataGAATAGATTGGTGTTGTTGCATAGGGTAGAGACTATCTGTCCTGACAAGTCATTATGGTCCAGACGCAATCCTTGCAAATTTGGTAACTTGCCAAAATCTCTTGGAATAATCCCTGAAAAAGAGTTCACTTCAAGGCCAAGTTGAATTAGGTTGACAAAGTTTCCAAATCCTTGTGGAATGGTTCCTGACAGTTGGTTTCCTCCCACGAGCAATTCAGTGAGTTGATTTGAGAGATTGGCCATGATTTTAGGTACATTACCTCCAAGTTTATTGCCACTCAAGGAAAGAATTCTTAGATTACTGCAGTTGGTCAGTGATGCAATAAAATCCAAATCTCCTGTAGAATTATTGCCGAAGAGATTGTGATAAAGATTAACACTTTTGAGTTGTGTCAGATTTCCTAAATTAGCTGGAACTTGGCCTTCAAACTTATTGCGGGAAAGATCGAGTACCTCAAGCCCAGAAGCATTGGTGATTGAAATTGGAAAGTTTCCCCCAACACCTAATTCTTCCAGATTTGGTAAGGTGAGACCTATGTTGGTTGGGAGATTGCCATGAAAGGAATTGCCGGCCACTGAAATGACAGTAATGGCTGAACTATTAAAGATGGAGGCAGGGATTATACCAGATAGTTTATTTTCTGCAGCTGAAAATATAGATAACCTTTTTAAGAGCCCCATTTCCATGGGCAAATTTCCCTCCAGATTGTTAAAGGCAAGACTGAGTGTAGTCAGCGATGATAAGTTCCCAATGGAGGAGGGAATCTCTCCTGTCAAATTGTTTGCGTGAAGATaaaaattttcaagcttcttcaaattgctCAGCTGATCAATCGGAATTTTCCCTTCTAGCTTGTTCTCGATTAGGCTAATGGTTAGCAACTCTGAGCAGTAGTTCAAGTTTGCCGGGATTTTTCCACTGATTGCGTTACTTGAGAGGTTCAAGGCTCTCAGCCTGAAGAGGCGACCGAATTCTTGGGGAATCTCACCATGGAATTGACTCTCCCCAAGTTCCATAAACCTCATGAAGCTTAGATTTCCGACATGAGGAGATATGGTTCCAGACAACTGCTTATCCCTTAGAGTCAAGTACTGCAGGTGACTCCTTCCCACTGACAATGGTGTTGTGAATGGTTCCAAGAATTCAGGACTCCAAACGGGTCATCATATATCTGCTTCTTGAATTCAAGCAGAGCAAGGCGATCGGTCtcattttgaaattgtttagaaGCTGAAACATGGCTTACTGAAAAGATCATGGCAACTAAGAGAAGGAGAAATATGTTTGCTAATGTTGATGATGAGCGAAATCCCCACATGGTATTGGGAACTTCCATGAGCTGTTGGATGCGAAGATGGATTAATTTGCAacaaattgatgattgaatgatAAAAGTTTCTGCGGAATGGGAACAATGTTTCTGCGGAATGGAATGGGTAGTTCTGCTTATATTAGCCCAAACAACTGGAACGAAATAATTTCTTGGTATATTTTCGAGTAAAATGAGCTAAACTTCGTTTTGAGAACTTAATGCAGAAATGGTCAGCGAGCTTCCACCAACTTACAATTTAGTAACCTAATAAAACAAACACGCAAGATGATTATTGGTCCTTTACGTATCAACGACCATCAATTTGGAAAATGGCCTAGACAGCGACTTTATAGAAATCAAATGCGCTTCTATTTCTAAATTCTAGCGTGCATTTTTCAGTCAATCTGCCTAGGGGAGTCAGTTGCTCTGCTCTAAGTCTACACAAACATACAAAACTGAGCACAAATAATTTATCTGAGGTTGGAGAAAATGTATTCTTTTTTCTTGACCTAAACAATAAAAGTATTCTCTTTGTCttagttagttatatttttattcctttttcctCATCTTCTAATTGACAACCAACCTAATGTCTTCTCTCAACTTACACTTCTTTGTGTGTTTTACGAGATGTCAACCACAATTTTTGCGATGACTAGTCAGCGGCGGATTTGTATGTAGGGGCATGGAGCACCGAATTCCATTAGTATAGCCTtcaattttagtaattttttcgcTTTGCCCCCCAATAAATTTTCCTCAAAAGTGAATGCACCGCTCCAAAATCAAATGACTAGGTTTGCAATTTGATGGAATTGGAATACTaaacaattcaaaatcaaatgCTTTTTACTCTAATCATTTGGTTTCCTTGAAAGTCATTTTAATTTACTACTCATTAATTAAATACTTTCTTTGGACTTTttccaataaaataaatatgGAATTAAGTAATCCTTTGTGAAATGAACAATAAAGAGAAAGCAATATTTTCCAATACAGCATACTTAACAATATCGTAGGCAAACGAGCAGATTAAAAATGTTTAGCATgcttttttaaaagaaaatgattattttattAGTAAGTTTTAGCATGTCATTTTGGGTTATATTAATCATGATATGCATGTATTACATTTACTTGTTATACAAATGCTATTGTTATGgctttcagaaaaaaaaaaaaaagaagaaactttAATATTAATTTTGCTTCTGCTA
It includes:
- the LOC113704845 gene encoding uncharacterized protein, producing the protein MRFMELGESQFHGEIPQEFGRLFRLRALNLSSNAISGKIPANLNYCSELLTISLIENKLEGKIPIDQLSNLKKLENFYLHANNLTGEIPSSIGNLSSLTTLSLAFNNLEGNLPMEMGLLKRLSIFSAAENKLSGIIPASIFNSSAITVISVAGNSFHGNLPTNIGLTLPNLEELGVGGNFPISITNASGLEVLDLSRNKFEGQVPANLGNLTQLKSVNLYHNLFGNNSTGDLDFIASLTNCSNLRILSLSGNKLGGNVPKIMANLSNQLTELLVGGNQLSGTIPQGFGNFVNLIQLGLEVNSFSGIIPRDFGKLPNLQGLRLDHNDLSGQIVSTLCNNTNLFYLDLSFNQFEGGNIFDNVLMNCQNLQYLDISQNNFTGIISAHFLQTHSSLMYMKIGENSFSGSLPPEVGKLIHLVDFNVSHNQFAGDIPISLADCTDLENLYMQSNFFQGTIPPNLASWKSIQQLDLSSNNLTGPTPKDLEKLQYLRYLNLSYNDIEGEIPNTGIFSNARQISLIGNNKLCGGIPELEFPPCPVIKGKNRGKLKVVILLSILLPATLLVLVTVLYFLVYRKRERRPVAGFSSMPPRIDELLRISYHELHRATSGFSPENLIGSGNFGAVYKGRLDKHGNMLVAVKVLDLRKNGASTSFKAECKALRNIRHRNIVSIVSYCSSIDSKDDEFKALVYEFMENGNLDLWLHPETTDKPTSSRSLNLSQKLNIAIDVASALQYLHNHCEAEIVHCDLKPSNILLDSDLVAHVGDFGLARLLPKPVNRSSEQEGSSTIAIKGTIGYAATEYGMGLAASTLGDVYSYGILLLEMITRRRPTDDMFMDELDLHNYVNRALSEQVCEIVDPLILCKAGDGNRRMINGGREMECVISLLELGLKCSQRLPNDRMHMNEVVSELHLIKGVFLGVRVAQENLEV